A window of Macrotis lagotis isolate mMagLag1 chromosome 1, bilby.v1.9.chrom.fasta, whole genome shotgun sequence genomic DNA:
ACTTCTACCCTAGTCAGATTGATTAATTGAATTCTGAGGGACATAGTTCAAGAAGGCTATTGACAAGTGTCCAGAGTAGAGCAACTGGAGGGTGAAGGGTCAATGATCCTTATCATAGGGAGgatcagttgaagaaaatgaggatgtTTAAACTTGTGAAAAGATCTGGTAGaatatataatagtttttttaattgtattagaAGGTCCATCCTATGGAAGAAgtattagatttgttctgtttggccccagaAGGCAGTAGGAGGGCCTACTCAGCATAGGCATCTTGCTGTTTGCCCtggttattattataatacagaatctcagagttggaaaagattgCAGAGGCTATCTTGTCTGACACATAATGGAACAACTGAACTCACATAACATCACCACTGAGTTGTCACGCTTTCTTTGCTGAGCACAGTAGTGACCAGAAACCCACATACCTGTCAGTGGGAACCAAATTGACCGATATGGTATCAGGTTCTTCTCCTATtagatcttcaagcaaaggctgtgAACCAccttattatatgttatataaaatcTAAGTACAGCCACTGAGTTCACTTCCATCTCTGAAGTTTTGTTGTTCTGCTAGTTGATAAACTTTAAAAGTAATTCCAGCTTTCCGCCATCTTGCAGTGCTGCCATCATTGGTGCGCATGAATGTCCTGGTAGATGCTCTCAAAAGCATCAACAGTGTAGAAAAGCGAGGAAAACACCAGGTTCTCATTAGGCCATGCTCTGAAGTAATCGTCCGGTTCTTAACTGTGATGATGAAGCATGGCTACATTGGCGAATTTGAGATCATTGATGATCATAGAGCAGGAAAAATTGTTGTGAACCTCATGGGCAGATTAAACAAGTATGGCGTAATCAGCCCCAGATTTGATGTTCAATTGAAACATCTGGAAAAGTGGCAGAATAATCTGCTACCATCCCATCAGTTTGGGTTCATTCTGCTTACAACCTCAGCTGGCATCATGGACCATGAGGAAGCAAGACGAAAACACACAGGAGGAAAAATCCTGGGATTCTTTTTCTAAGAGtgtaaaacatatatacaaataaaatgctCCAGTGGACTATGGTGCTTCCAGTCAGTGGTTTTGAACcttgaaaaaagttttaatagCATCATGCCGAAGCTCATATTTTTGGTTCTCATAGGTATATGATGC
This region includes:
- the LOC141504708 gene encoding small ribosomal subunit protein uS8-like, which translates into the protein MNVLVDALKSINSVEKRGKHQVLIRPCSEVIVRFLTVMMKHGYIGEFEIIDDHRAGKIVVNLMGRLNKYGVISPRFDVQLKHLEKWQNNLLPSHQFGFILLTTSAGIMDHEEARRKHTGGKILGFFF